One Candidatus Dependentiae bacterium genomic window, TAAAGAGTTAGCTATATCTCTACCTCTACTTATTATTTCGCTCGAACCTTCAAATAGAGACGCAATATTCGTATCTCCAAATGAGTCCCTGAACGAACTAAAGCTTCGGCTATTTCTCACGTTCTGCCCAATATTCGTGTTTGTAACAAGATTCTTTGTAGATGATACAAAACTCGCACCATCAGCCAACATCCCAATACCATTTTTTGCACCCTCAACTGCCCCCGTTATTTTGTTACTTTTAAGAGATAAATAGGTGGATCCTACTCCAGTTGCTATTGTCGCAGCAACACCAACAGCATCACCAATAATAGTGGCTGCTATGTTGTCAGCTATAGCAGCTCTAACACCTCTTAATTCAACTAGTAAATCTTCATTTGTAACACCACCTGTTACTTTACTATCTTGTACCGTAACACATTCACAATCCTCACAGCGAATACAACCACCACCATTCGGCTTAGTTATATTCACCTCCTTTACAGTGACTTGTTCTACGTTTTGGAATACAAAATATACGTTTTGTCCATCTGCTGACATTCCACATATATTTTGCACAATAGACTTACTCGATAAACTTGCTTTTATGGCATTACCAATAAAATTATTCAGAAAACCATTTAGAATGCGTGTATTTCTTACACCTTCCCAACAAATTGCACCAAAGCCTTGGTCCATACCATTAATAGTATTTGTTCCCAAATTTATCGTTACATTGTCAGCCTCAATTACTATTGCAAACTTATGCGTAACGGTCCAAATAATATCCTCAGTAATAACCACTACACCAGGCACACGGATAGTTACCGTTTCACCTGCATCAAAATTAGTCTGATCAAGTACAATACGTACAGGTCCGGCCAAAATATCTTGTATAATTTTTTCACTGGCAAATGTTGTTGATGAACTTGTGCCTTTGATATCAATCTCTAGATTGGCATTAAAATATGAGTTGACTACACATAAGTTTTGTACGTCAATTTCTATGCACAATCCTATATTATTCCCCATACCGTAACACCCATCCAACAATGCCGCCAAAGTATCTGCATCAAATATAAAGCCAGCATCATTATGCATCGCGCAGCAATCTTTACAGGTCACATTACAACCATTAATACGAAACCCTGCTCCTTCATTACTTAGTGCTGTGCAGGAGCTAAAGATAATATCTTTTGCTCCTGGACCAAATACTATATACCCACCATTAATATTTTCTTTACTTAAACAATTGGTACATACAATATTAGTAGTACTTTCGAACAACATGCCATTATGGAAATTAATTACGCGCACATCATCTAGCAACACATCATTTGAACCGGATATATCTATAGCAACTTGCAACGTAACAGTAATTGAAGCATCATTCATTAATAATGTTTCACGAATAATGGTGTCTTGCGTATTAATGATTATGATGCCAGCAGATGATGTGTTACAAATATCCAATCCATCTAGGGCAATTTTTTGTGAATCATTAACATATATTGCTACTTCATTATCACAAATGTGTGATTTTGTTATAGTCACATTAGTAGAATTATCAACATAAAAAACATTTTCGGTAAAATGGGAAATTCTACCGCCAATTATTGATACATTTTTATTATTGTGAAAACAAACAAACTGATTGGCCAAATTATTACCATCTATACTCAAATTAGCAAAATTCAGGACAACATTATCAGCTTGCACTTCAATCGCACAATCAAGCGTGGTAGTCAGCAATACATCGCTACCTACAAAACAATAGCGCCCCTCATGCGTAATCACAAACGTACCAACATCCAGTACATCTTGTAGATTTATAATTTCATCACACTCTATAGTATCCAAAATTTCGTCTATTTTGCTTTCTATAATTTCTAATTTGGAACAGATCATCGCATCGCCGGCTGAGCAATCAAGTTCATCAACCAAGCTTTCTATAATGCATGCTTTGGATGCAATAATATCCACTTCCGTACCAATACGATACGTCAAGCCATGGATATTTTCACCCGGCTGGGGATTAACAAAGGTGATAGCAGCCACGCAAGTACTACCAAACGAAAAAACAAATAATAAAATAAATAGACGTGATAACATGCACTTCATACCAATAAGCTCCCTTTTTTGTAAGAACTATTTTATTTCACTAAATAATAAATTTAAAGATAAGTCAAGCTCAAAAAAATACGCTCTACCATACTTGGCAGAGCGTATTTTTTTGAACAAAAAATTATGATTAATTAACCAACATTAGCCCAATAACCAATAGTGTCAGTTAACGAACCAGGACTAACAACTGGACCAATAGTAACACTCACAAAACCAGTACCAGTACCACCGTCAGCAGGACCTACACTGTTATTATAGAAGTAATTAACTCCCAAAAGGGCATCGTCCCAAAAACCACTGTTAGTAAAACTATTCACCCTACAACTTTGAATAAGGTTTTCTGCTCCGGTATTATCGAAATAAAAACCATCGGTAACATTAATCGCCGTACATTTTTCAAATAAGTTACCTGCACCTTCAACCACAAACCCTGTTTCTGTTTGACTAACTTCACAATCTCTTAATTGATTAGTGTCACCACCAACTAAGAATCCGCCTATACCGCTATTGTTTGAAATTGAATGAATAACTATATTATTGTTACCATCCACGTCAAATCCATAATTAGTTGCATCACACACAATACAATTTTGTAAAGTATTATTGGTAGTTACTATTTCAAATCCTAAGACAACATTAGATACTACTGTGTTTATGATAGTAGCATTATTAGTTGCAATAGCAACGCCAGTAACACCTGGTGTAGTATTTTGTATCGTACAGTTTCGTACAACTGGATCTACTGCTCCAGCTCCTACTTGAAGACCTGTTG contains:
- a CDS encoding right-handed parallel beta-helix repeat-containing protein, whose amino-acid sequence is MKCMLSRLFILLFVFSFGSTCVAAITFVNPQPGENIHGLTYRIGTEVDIIASKACIIESLVDELDCSAGDAMICSKLEIIESKIDEILDTIECDEIINLQDVLDVGTFVITHEGRYCFVGSDVLLTTTLDCAIEVQADNVVLNFANLSIDGNNLANQFVCFHNNKNVSIIGGRISHFTENVFYVDNSTNVTITKSHICDNEVAIYVNDSQKIALDGLDICNTSSAGIIIINTQDTIIRETLLMNDASITVTLQVAIDISGSNDVLLDDVRVINFHNGMLFESTTNIVCTNCLSKENINGGYIVFGPGAKDIIFSSCTALSNEGAGFRINGCNVTCKDCCAMHNDAGFIFDADTLAALLDGCYGMGNNIGLCIEIDVQNLCVVNSYFNANLEIDIKGTSSSTTFASEKIIQDILAGPVRIVLDQTNFDAGETVTIRVPGVVVITEDIIWTVTHKFAIVIEADNVTINLGTNTINGMDQGFGAICWEGVRNTRILNGFLNNFIGNAIKASLSSKSIVQNICGMSADGQNVYFVFQNVEQVTVKEVNITKPNGGGCIRCEDCECVTVQDSKVTGGVTNEDLLVELRGVRAAIADNIAATIIGDAVGVAATIATGVGSTYLSLKSNKITGAVEGAKNGIGMLADGASFVSSTKNLVTNTNIGQNVRNSRSFSSFRDSFGDTNIASLFEGSSEIISRGRDIANSLLGASYDDSDTVSDEDTTAESTATALSAQDSSNILFNGYKVVNSAFSGLRGNNSQLVGQNGSIDGTSLGPAILMEDSDFTIDGQRLVHNFGALRSINSSGRVTDFIADETDFKSIWQNGGFLELQQAILNGAGEEAYLGQAIDSFSGRDISTNRTGGGTASILVDDFGDLDLEGLDQEDSFGDALRANNGDRVSVRNSSARRSSQNGYSFNNDDIIDLEDVSDSESGESSFRFGFTNLIDAIGLSSDGSVGDAAIDLDNAFQSLFEDVNIRHSSGDAFRAGGTGSGSFLSLRNSSASDIGGNAYFFETVDEILAYGADAERVNGRGIDASSGGSRFSWRNSRLSSISGDGSVWDDWDEVYADGIDYEDIGGHVIDASDGDIFGLRDSSARQAGAGIRGSNWTEFSEEDSDIQSIGGIGREYSNIGQYRGRNLSSDDTGDDALSFSEVDDTDIDGADISRSSGNALSASNGNSLSVQNQTLADIAGKGNVVAIMNRVSILNSAAENIVEEFMHGTDINTMSLRSISEFNGGSDFVLLNGAIQAFISKADAFGLDGTMFNLEDVVNLAIESVNGGGIGGDGVNGKGFAVSKALLDALNIEVDGNGIVLPIFDDPFEDPLVSKTSITNSVIRAGKTAIRLFRSLI